The following proteins are co-located in the Rheinheimera salexigens genome:
- a CDS encoding RimK family protein, giving the protein MAKLIIVVDKTQDWAPFFKFDGVMTLPDYLKWSVKNKQRIRVINLCRQAQYLGSGYYCSLLAEARGHNAIPSVRAFNKFNRHEIADVSEDIPSSILQQLNKALVNENANQLSFNIYFGETEFKALKKVASYLFDAFTVPILTVELQKKNHWQVKTLKIGSVHKLSESEQSRFATALEKYSHKIWRVEPVNRKFKYDVAVLIDAKEKFPPCTPKSLELFVKAAKKAAMDIEHIGAKDMHRLAEFDGLFIRETTAVNHHTFYMAQKAEREGLAVIDDPNSILRCGNKVYLHTLFEQHKVPMPDGVMLFKNDENNLARAVDALGLPLVLKIPDGSFSRGVVKVKNLTDFNTQLTALFAQSSIILAQRYTFTEYDWRIGVLNGQAIFACKYFMARNHWQIYMHGKTKTQSGGFTTCAVAEVPLHVLQAAIKACAPIGDSLYGVDVKQDGDNVYVIEVNDNPNIDDGVEDLHLGNKLYDIIVEDFIRRIELKR; this is encoded by the coding sequence ATGGCTAAACTTATTATTGTTGTTGATAAGACTCAAGATTGGGCACCGTTTTTTAAATTCGATGGTGTAATGACCTTGCCAGACTATTTAAAATGGTCAGTTAAAAACAAACAACGCATTCGGGTAATTAATTTATGTCGCCAAGCGCAGTATCTTGGTAGTGGTTATTACTGTTCTTTATTGGCTGAAGCCCGTGGTCATAATGCTATCCCTTCCGTTCGTGCTTTTAATAAATTTAATCGCCATGAAATCGCTGATGTTAGTGAAGACATTCCAAGTAGTATTTTACAGCAACTGAATAAAGCCTTAGTTAATGAAAATGCAAACCAGCTTAGCTTTAATATTTATTTTGGTGAAACTGAATTTAAAGCCTTAAAAAAAGTAGCCAGTTACTTATTTGATGCTTTCACTGTACCGATACTGACAGTCGAGTTGCAAAAGAAAAACCATTGGCAAGTTAAAACCTTAAAAATTGGTAGTGTACATAAGTTATCAGAATCAGAGCAAAGCCGCTTTGCCACCGCACTAGAAAAGTATAGTCATAAAATTTGGCGTGTCGAGCCAGTGAATCGTAAGTTTAAATATGATGTCGCGGTATTAATAGATGCCAAAGAGAAATTCCCGCCCTGCACGCCTAAGTCGCTTGAGTTATTTGTTAAGGCAGCCAAAAAAGCCGCTATGGATATTGAACATATCGGCGCTAAAGATATGCATCGATTAGCAGAATTTGATGGTTTATTTATTCGTGAAACTACAGCGGTGAATCATCATACTTTTTATATGGCGCAAAAAGCGGAGCGTGAAGGCTTAGCTGTGATTGATGATCCTAATTCAATTTTACGTTGTGGTAATAAAGTGTACTTACATACTTTATTTGAGCAACATAAAGTGCCGATGCCTGATGGTGTGATGTTATTTAAAAATGATGAAAATAATTTAGCCCGAGCAGTAGATGCGTTAGGCTTGCCTTTAGTGTTAAAAATACCGGATGGCAGTTTTTCTCGTGGCGTAGTAAAAGTAAAAAACTTAACCGATTTTAATACTCAGCTCACCGCTCTATTTGCTCAAAGCTCTATTATTTTAGCCCAGCGCTATACTTTTACTGAATACGATTGGCGAATTGGCGTATTAAATGGCCAGGCCATTTTTGCCTGTAAATATTTTATGGCCCGAAATCATTGGCAAATATATATGCACGGCAAAACTAAAACCCAAAGTGGCGGTTTTACCACCTGTGCTGTTGCCGAAGTGCCGCTGCATGTATTACAAGCGGCCATTAAAGCCTGCGCGCCTATAGGTGATAGTTTATATGGTGTCGATGTAAAACAAGATGGCGATAATGTTTACGTAATTGAAGTAAACGATAACCCGAATATTGATGATGGCGTTGAAGACTTACACTTAGGTAATAAGTTATACGACATTATAGTGGAAGACTTTATTCGGCGGATTGAGTTAAAACGCTAG
- the udk gene encoding uridine kinase has protein sequence MGKHTIIAIAGASASGKSLFASTVYQELVAELGCERIAIISEDAYYRDQSHLSMAQRVLTNYDHPSAFEHQLLASHLLALRDGQAVKVPQYSYTLHTRTEETLLVQPAKVILVEGILLLTDKHLRRQFDITVFMDTPLDVCLLRRMKRDLEERGRSISSVAEQYENTVRPAFFEFIAPSKQYADLVVTRGGKNQIAIDIIKTKIRQLLAEK, from the coding sequence GTGGGTAAACACACTATTATAGCTATTGCTGGTGCTTCGGCATCAGGAAAAAGCCTTTTTGCTTCTACTGTCTATCAAGAGTTAGTAGCAGAACTGGGTTGTGAGCGCATAGCCATTATCTCGGAAGATGCGTATTATCGCGATCAAAGCCACTTATCAATGGCACAACGTGTACTTACAAACTACGACCATCCCAGTGCATTTGAACACCAATTATTAGCCAGTCATTTATTAGCGTTACGTGATGGCCAAGCGGTTAAAGTACCGCAATATAGTTATACCTTGCATACCCGAACCGAAGAAACATTGTTAGTCCAACCGGCTAAAGTTATTTTAGTGGAAGGCATCCTATTATTAACCGACAAGCATTTACGCCGTCAGTTTGATATTACCGTATTTATGGATACGCCTTTAGACGTGTGTTTATTACGCCGTATGAAGCGAGATTTAGAAGAGCGCGGTCGCAGCATAAGCTCTGTGGCAGAACAATATGAAAATACCGTACGTCCGGCTTTTTTCGAATTTATTGCACCTTCTAAACAATATGCCGATCTTGTCGTTACCCGTGGTGGTAAAAACCAAATCGCTATCGATATTATTAAAACAAAAATTCGCCAGTTACTCGCGGAAAAATAA
- a CDS encoding endonuclease/exonuclease/phosphatase family protein — MPASATDLTFATFNVSMEAQNYLPRGETGDSTVLAKLLKEGQHSQIRNIAHIIQLVRPDVLLLNEFDYIADPEQGIKAFIKHYLNQAQGQAKAIDYPYFYYSTVNTGQPSSFDLDNDGKASNIGADAWGFGFYPGQYGMVLLSKYPINTQQIRTFQHFKWQDMPNFMPTTKADGSAWYSTEAWAQFPLSSKSHWDIPLTINNKIVHILASHPTPPAFDGAEKRNVKRNHDEIRFWSDYITSGKADYIYDDKGVKGGLDKSVRFVIMGDQNASVDKEGDAINSAISGLVNHLKVNNSLTPKSNGAAEHTPDNPVAAYHTAAWRMRADYVLPSKLGFTVKNSGVFWPAKDEAGYELVSSRNASSDHRMVWLKLALTED; from the coding sequence ATGCCCGCGTCTGCCACTGACCTCACCTTTGCTACCTTTAATGTCAGTATGGAAGCGCAAAATTATTTACCTAGAGGTGAAACCGGTGATAGCACTGTCTTAGCTAAGTTACTAAAAGAGGGTCAGCATAGCCAAATTCGCAATATTGCTCATATTATTCAATTAGTGCGGCCAGATGTATTACTACTTAACGAATTTGATTATATAGCCGATCCTGAGCAAGGCATTAAAGCCTTTATTAAGCACTATTTAAATCAGGCCCAAGGCCAAGCAAAGGCTATTGATTATCCTTATTTTTATTACAGTACGGTAAATACCGGGCAACCTAGTTCTTTTGATTTAGATAATGATGGTAAAGCCAGTAATATCGGTGCTGATGCTTGGGGGTTTGGCTTTTATCCTGGCCAATATGGCATGGTGCTATTATCAAAATATCCTATTAATACTCAGCAGATACGCACATTTCAACATTTTAAATGGCAAGATATGCCTAATTTTATGCCAACTACAAAAGCTGATGGCAGTGCTTGGTACAGTACGGAAGCTTGGGCACAATTTCCGCTGTCTTCGAAAAGCCACTGGGATATCCCGCTTACTATTAATAATAAAATTGTCCATATTTTAGCAAGCCACCCTACACCGCCCGCTTTTGATGGTGCTGAAAAACGCAATGTTAAGCGTAACCATGATGAAATTCGGTTTTGGTCTGATTACATTACTAGCGGTAAAGCTGATTATATTTATGATGATAAGGGTGTTAAAGGTGGATTAGATAAAAGTGTTCGTTTTGTGATTATGGGCGACCAGAATGCTTCTGTTGATAAAGAAGGTGATGCAATTAATAGTGCTATATCGGGTTTAGTCAATCACTTAAAGGTTAATAATAGCTTAACACCGAAAAGTAATGGTGCTGCAGAACACACTCCAGATAACCCAGTCGCAGCTTATCATACCGCCGCTTGGCGCATGCGGGCTGATTATGTATTACCGTCTAAGTTAGGTTTTACGGTTAAAAATAGCGGTGTGTTTTGGCCGGCAAAAGATGAAGCAGGTTATGAGTTGGTAAGTTCACGTAATGCCAGTTCAGATCACCGTATGGTATGGCTGAAACTGGCATTAACTGAAGACTAA
- a CDS encoding TonB-dependent receptor gives MKVKHLALAVTLALGVPSLAIADDVSSSIRGNIVTSSGQVAPKARIEIVHVPTGTRNIAVSNDSGSFSSTGLRVGGPYTITITSDQGAKTYNNVFLTLGEALRLNAELESTQQVERIAVTGSSLALSNNTGSSSYFGAGAIENAPTFNRDLKEVARMNPYANMLPGEGAPLSIGGVNPKFNSVSIDGVGVNDDFGLNSNGYPTQSSPVSIDAIDQIAVDVAPFDASEGGYSGGRINAVTKSGTNEVHGSLTYEKMSDSWAGTPKDPNSGRDVTLDYKRDTYSVTLGGPIVKDELFFFLAYEKSTQPSSVEYGPAGAGAASDSKITLAEYDRIKEIASRVYGVDAGEWNSSPDTEDKNLLVKLDWNINDDHRAAFTYNLTEGNNVRNQSSNNGTLQLDTNWYNYLQNMDLYKFSLFSDWNADLSSELYFSYKEVDTISDLKTKAFGDISIRASSGTLNFGPDFNRHANALSNQDMKIGAKFTYLVGDHQLKFGGEYNKLDIFNLFVRNSLGSWSFGSIEDFENKVASSLQYENAYTNVVNDAAAEFSLSSMNAYIQDNWYVSDDIELGLGLRYERYMVSDKPTLNENFLRRYGYSNQENLDGLDIVLPRVDVKWLATDDLTVRGGFGRFSGGKPNVWISNSFSNDGFTLVQFDRNSVSESEYLQNVDITGVPDAVKGSLVAGDGDTNSIDPNFKMPSDWIARVGFDYIIDIPVLGDNFGWSAEVMRKWMTDNSQWQDISRCVSGQTAAGVNIYRPCDPTAPSDHYDIMLTNESKNGKAWIWNTSLAKNWDSGVSLYASYTNQNIEEGTPGTSSTASSNYKYNIVKDRNVEEIGTADYEVEHSLKITLGYTHEIFAGYDSKFNLFFQRRSGNHFSYVMGLFRDTDFGDQDGSARLNRSSGYLAYIPTGPNDPNYSPESSIDFDQLMANIKAAGLEGYAGGFAPKGSGTSPWITTLDFQFQQDLPGFFEGHKGTFYFTVNNLLNLIDSDAGKVRREQFTNKSLVDFGGLDSEGRYIYETPFGGFDANNGSKFEAEESTWRLKMGLKYRF, from the coding sequence ATGAAAGTTAAACATTTAGCGTTGGCAGTTACTTTAGCTCTTGGCGTACCTAGCCTTGCGATAGCAGACGATGTGTCATCCTCTATTCGTGGCAACATTGTTACATCTTCAGGTCAAGTAGCACCTAAAGCAAGAATTGAAATAGTACACGTTCCAACAGGTACGCGTAATATTGCGGTTTCAAACGACTCAGGCTCTTTCTCTAGTACCGGTTTACGTGTTGGTGGCCCTTACACTATTACTATTACTAGTGATCAAGGTGCTAAAACTTACAATAATGTTTTCTTAACCCTTGGTGAAGCGTTGCGTTTAAACGCAGAATTAGAATCAACTCAACAAGTTGAACGTATCGCGGTAACAGGTAGTTCGTTAGCTTTAAGTAATAACACTGGTAGCAGCAGCTACTTTGGTGCTGGTGCTATTGAAAACGCACCAACCTTTAACCGCGACTTAAAAGAAGTTGCGCGTATGAACCCATATGCCAACATGTTGCCAGGTGAAGGCGCTCCATTAAGTATTGGTGGTGTTAACCCTAAATTTAACAGCGTTTCAATAGACGGTGTTGGTGTTAATGATGACTTCGGTTTAAATAGCAACGGTTATCCAACCCAGAGCTCACCTGTTTCTATCGATGCTATCGATCAAATCGCTGTTGATGTAGCACCATTTGATGCCAGTGAAGGCGGTTACTCTGGTGGCCGTATTAACGCGGTAACAAAATCAGGTACTAACGAAGTTCATGGCTCGTTAACTTACGAAAAAATGTCTGATTCATGGGCAGGTACACCAAAAGATCCAAATAGCGGTAGAGATGTTACGTTAGATTATAAACGTGACACCTATAGCGTTACTTTAGGTGGTCCAATTGTTAAAGATGAATTGTTTTTCTTCTTAGCCTACGAAAAATCAACTCAGCCAAGCAGTGTTGAATACGGCCCAGCTGGCGCTGGCGCGGCAAGTGATAGTAAAATCACCTTAGCTGAATATGATCGAATTAAAGAAATAGCTAGTCGTGTTTACGGTGTTGATGCCGGTGAGTGGAACTCTTCTCCAGATACTGAAGATAAAAACTTATTAGTTAAATTAGACTGGAACATTAACGATGACCACCGTGCCGCATTTACCTACAATTTAACTGAAGGTAATAACGTTCGTAACCAAAGTAGTAATAACGGTACGTTGCAACTTGATACTAACTGGTATAACTATCTGCAAAATATGGACTTATATAAGTTTTCATTGTTTTCAGATTGGAATGCAGACTTATCAAGCGAGCTTTATTTTAGCTATAAAGAAGTTGATACCATCTCTGATTTAAAAACTAAAGCTTTTGGTGATATTAGTATCCGTGCTTCTTCAGGTACGTTAAATTTTGGTCCAGACTTTAACCGCCATGCGAATGCGCTTAGTAACCAAGATATGAAAATTGGTGCTAAATTTACTTACTTAGTTGGCGATCACCAATTGAAATTTGGTGGTGAGTATAACAAGTTAGATATCTTTAACTTATTTGTGCGTAACTCTTTAGGTTCATGGAGCTTTGGCTCTATCGAAGACTTTGAAAACAAAGTTGCCAGCAGTCTGCAATATGAAAATGCTTATACTAATGTCGTGAATGACGCTGCTGCAGAATTCAGTTTAAGTAGCATGAATGCCTATATCCAAGATAACTGGTATGTAAGCGATGATATCGAGTTAGGTTTAGGCTTGCGTTACGAGCGTTATATGGTGAGTGATAAGCCAACCTTGAACGAAAATTTCTTACGTCGTTATGGTTATAGCAACCAAGAAAACTTAGATGGCTTAGATATCGTATTACCACGTGTGGATGTGAAGTGGTTAGCTACTGATGATCTTACTGTACGTGGTGGTTTTGGCCGCTTTTCTGGTGGTAAACCAAATGTGTGGATCTCTAACTCATTCTCAAATGACGGTTTCACTTTAGTTCAGTTTGATCGTAACTCAGTGTCAGAAAGTGAATATTTACAAAATGTGGATATTACTGGCGTACCTGACGCTGTTAAAGGTTCTTTAGTTGCAGGTGATGGTGATACCAACAGTATCGATCCCAACTTCAAAATGCCATCTGACTGGATTGCTCGTGTCGGTTTTGACTATATAATCGATATCCCTGTATTAGGCGATAATTTTGGTTGGAGCGCAGAAGTTATGCGCAAGTGGATGACCGATAATAGCCAGTGGCAAGATATTTCTCGTTGTGTCAGTGGTCAAACAGCTGCAGGCGTTAATATCTATAGACCTTGTGATCCAACAGCACCTAGCGATCACTACGACATCATGCTAACCAATGAAAGTAAAAACGGTAAAGCATGGATCTGGAACACCTCTTTAGCCAAAAACTGGGATAGCGGTGTGAGTTTATATGCTAGCTACACCAATCAAAATATTGAAGAAGGTACCCCAGGTACTTCGTCAACTGCATCATCAAACTATAAATACAATATTGTTAAAGATCGTAACGTTGAAGAAATTGGTACTGCTGACTATGAAGTAGAGCACAGCTTAAAAATTACTTTAGGCTACACGCACGAAATATTCGCTGGTTACGACTCTAAGTTTAACTTGTTCTTCCAGCGCCGTTCAGGCAATCACTTCAGTTATGTTATGGGTTTATTCCGTGATACAGACTTTGGTGACCAAGATGGTTCAGCGCGCTTAAACCGTTCAAGTGGTTACTTAGCGTATATCCCAACAGGACCAAATGATCCTAACTACAGCCCAGAAAGCAGCATCGATTTTGACCAGTTAATGGCCAATATTAAAGCCGCGGGTTTAGAAGGTTATGCCGGTGGTTTCGCACCTAAAGGTTCAGGTACTTCACCTTGGATTACGACATTAGATTTCCAATTCCAACAAGATTTACCAGGCTTCTTTGAAGGCCATAAAGGTACTTTCTACTTCACCGTAAATAACTTACTTAACTTAATCGATAGCGATGCTGGTAAAGTAAGACGTGAGCAGTTTACTAACAAAAGCTTAGTTGACTTTGGTGGCTTAGATAGCGAAGGTCGTTATATCTACGAAACACCATTTGGTGGTTTCGATGCTAACAACGGTTCTAAGTTTGAAGCGGAAGAATCTACTTGGCGCTTAAAAATGGGTCTTAAATACCGTTTCTAA
- a CDS encoding GNAT family N-acetyltransferase/peptidase C39 family protein: MSQLRNANATNAKPNIVIRHAKEQDAIALTELENSCFTGDRISLRSFKRFIPEARNDLMLLEKDGQLAGYFLLLYRAGTSLARLYSIAVSPTFRKQGLAELLMEQAELAAAKRYCVLLRLEVRPDNSSAVALYQKLGYSEFAIKHDFYEDHADAICMQKQVIQFDSTTLTRQVPYIAQTTPFTCGPACLLMVFNYFAPNKFNPQQLEIDIWREATTIFMTSGHGGCGPRGLALSAWQRGFNAEVYINKDGPLFIDSVRSEAKKVILHRVHDTFKQRMEEQELIVHHTELTISMIKQQLEAGMLLVVLISTWQFDKSKAPHWVVVCAVDEHFVYINDPDIEDIPWLSTTERQYIPIEHKVFIRAFSYGKNRLKAAVAIKPR, from the coding sequence ATGTCGCAACTGAGAAATGCTAACGCTACTAATGCAAAGCCTAATATAGTAATTCGTCATGCCAAAGAGCAAGATGCCATAGCACTGACTGAGTTAGAAAACAGTTGCTTTACGGGTGATCGTATTAGTTTGCGTAGCTTTAAGCGTTTTATTCCAGAAGCCCGTAATGACTTAATGTTACTGGAAAAAGACGGTCAGCTTGCAGGCTACTTCTTGTTGCTGTATCGGGCAGGTACCAGCTTAGCGCGCTTATATTCTATTGCTGTTAGTCCAACCTTTCGTAAACAAGGCTTAGCTGAACTCTTAATGGAGCAAGCAGAGTTGGCCGCGGCAAAACGTTATTGTGTATTATTACGACTTGAAGTAAGACCCGACAATAGTAGTGCTGTCGCGTTATACCAAAAGTTGGGTTATAGCGAGTTTGCTATTAAGCATGATTTTTATGAAGATCACGCTGATGCAATCTGTATGCAAAAACAGGTTATTCAATTCGACAGTACCACCTTAACCAGACAAGTACCTTATATAGCGCAAACCACACCTTTTACCTGTGGTCCTGCATGTTTATTAATGGTGTTTAATTACTTTGCACCAAACAAGTTTAATCCACAGCAACTGGAAATCGATATTTGGCGCGAAGCCACTACTATATTTATGACATCGGGGCATGGCGGTTGTGGACCAAGGGGCTTAGCACTATCAGCATGGCAACGTGGCTTTAATGCTGAAGTCTATATTAATAAAGATGGCCCCCTGTTTATTGACTCCGTTCGAAGTGAGGCAAAAAAAGTAATCTTACATCGGGTACATGACACCTTTAAACAGCGGATGGAAGAACAAGAGCTTATTGTCCACCATACAGAATTAACCATAAGTATGATTAAGCAACAGCTGGAAGCGGGTATGTTATTAGTAGTATTAATCAGTACCTGGCAATTTGATAAAAGCAAAGCACCACACTGGGTAGTTGTTTGTGCGGTGGATGAACACTTTGTGTATATAAATGATCCCGATATAGAAGATATTCCTTGGCTCTCTACTACTGAACGCCAGTATATCCCAATAGAGCATAAGGTTTTTATTCGTGCTTTTAGCTATGGTAAGAATAGATTAAAAGCTGCGGTTGCTATAAAACCACGTTAA
- a CDS encoding NupC/NupG family nucleoside CNT transporter → MMGLVGIIVLLLIAYAASTHRSKINWRTVGGAFAIQLLIGAFVLYVPFGQDVLYSISTFVTDIISYATDGIEFLFGDIGRKSQGFIFAIHVLTIIIFFSSLIAVLYHIGIMTWVIRIIGGGLQKLLGTSRPESMSAAANIFVGQTEAPLIVRPFIPTMTRSELFAVMVGGLASVAGSVMAGYAGLGIELKYLIAASFMAAPGGFLMAKLILPETEQTKNELAEINAETQHTNLIDAAAAGASSGMQLALNVGAMLLAFVGLIALVNGTIGGIAGWFGIEGLTLQVIFGYVFQPLAYILGVSWEEARFAGSFIGQKLVINEFVAYLDFMQVKEQLSAHTQIIVTIALCGFANFSSVAILLGGLGGMAPSRRADIAELGLKALLAATLANLMSAAIAGVFFNLG, encoded by the coding sequence ATGATGGGTTTAGTCGGCATTATTGTCTTGTTACTTATTGCTTATGCAGCATCTACACATCGTAGCAAAATTAATTGGCGTACGGTGGGTGGGGCTTTTGCTATCCAGCTACTAATTGGTGCTTTTGTTCTGTATGTCCCTTTTGGTCAAGATGTGTTGTATAGTATATCAACCTTTGTTACCGATATTATCAGTTATGCAACCGACGGTATTGAGTTTTTATTTGGTGATATTGGTCGTAAATCACAAGGCTTTATTTTTGCCATCCATGTCTTAACCATTATTATCTTTTTCTCTTCATTAATCGCAGTGTTGTATCATATCGGTATTATGACATGGGTGATCAGGATTATAGGTGGTGGTTTACAAAAGCTACTTGGCACTAGTCGCCCAGAATCAATGTCAGCAGCGGCCAATATTTTTGTTGGCCAAACCGAGGCACCTCTAATAGTACGGCCTTTTATTCCTACCATGACCCGCTCTGAACTTTTTGCGGTAATGGTCGGTGGTTTAGCTTCTGTTGCTGGCTCTGTTATGGCTGGCTATGCAGGTCTTGGTATAGAGTTAAAATACCTTATTGCCGCAAGTTTTATGGCTGCACCAGGCGGCTTTTTAATGGCCAAGTTAATTTTGCCTGAAACTGAACAAACCAAAAATGAATTAGCAGAAATAAATGCTGAAACTCAACATACTAATTTAATAGATGCTGCAGCTGCCGGCGCCTCAAGTGGTATGCAGCTAGCATTGAATGTTGGCGCTATGCTGTTAGCTTTTGTTGGTTTAATCGCCTTAGTCAATGGAACTATTGGTGGTATTGCTGGTTGGTTTGGTATTGAAGGTTTAACCTTACAAGTGATTTTTGGCTATGTATTCCAGCCATTAGCTTATATTTTAGGGGTCTCTTGGGAAGAAGCACGGTTTGCCGGTAGTTTCATTGGTCAAAAATTAGTAATTAATGAATTTGTTGCTTACTTAGATTTTATGCAAGTCAAAGAGCAATTAAGCGCCCATACCCAAATTATTGTGACCATTGCTTTATGTGGCTTTGCTAACTTTTCTTCTGTTGCAATTTTATTAGGTGGCTTGGGCGGTATGGCACCAAGTCGTCGTGCTGATATTGCTGAGTTAGGTTTAAAAGCCTTACTTGCAGCAACATTAGCAAACTTGATGAGCGCTGCAATTGCCGGCGTCTTCTTTAATTTAGGCTAG
- a CDS encoding isopenicillin N synthase family dioxygenase — protein sequence MTQQVPTLDIRRFATDKENFVAEIGKAYTEFGFCGISGHDVSDQVVDNTYAAIKAFFALPTEVKAKYHKTGQGGARGYTAVGVEKAKDSKHPDLKEFYHVGREYEGAAPHPSLYPNIWPSEVLGFKDATYTLFSKLEQLGHTVLEALALFLGQEQHYFADKVNYGNSILRPIHYPPIVDTSTQSIRAGQHEDINLITLLVGSNEAGLEILRRDGSWLPVTTIEGTIVVNIGDMLQRLTNHVLPSTTHRVVNPAGVAAGEPRYSIPFFMHPNPDFVIDTLSSCVSAENPNRYPDPISSNDYLMQRLEEIGLLKQG from the coding sequence ATGACACAGCAAGTCCCAACGTTAGATATAAGACGGTTTGCCACCGACAAAGAAAACTTTGTTGCCGAAATTGGCAAGGCCTACACTGAATTTGGATTTTGTGGCATTAGTGGTCACGATGTTTCCGATCAAGTAGTAGATAATACTTATGCTGCAATTAAAGCGTTTTTTGCTTTACCAACAGAGGTAAAAGCGAAATACCATAAAACGGGTCAGGGTGGCGCGCGCGGTTATACCGCGGTTGGGGTAGAAAAAGCCAAAGACAGTAAGCATCCAGACTTAAAAGAGTTTTACCATGTTGGCCGTGAATACGAAGGTGCAGCACCGCATCCTAGTCTGTACCCTAATATTTGGCCAAGTGAAGTATTAGGCTTTAAAGATGCCACTTATACTTTATTTAGTAAGCTAGAGCAGTTAGGCCATACGGTATTAGAGGCCTTAGCGTTATTCCTAGGCCAAGAACAGCATTACTTTGCCGATAAAGTAAATTATGGCAATTCTATATTGCGGCCAATACATTATCCGCCCATTGTTGATACCAGCACCCAATCTATTCGCGCTGGTCAACATGAAGATATCAACTTGATAACTTTATTGGTTGGTTCTAATGAAGCCGGATTAGAAATTTTACGCCGTGATGGCAGCTGGTTACCGGTAACCACTATCGAAGGCACAATAGTGGTTAATATTGGTGATATGTTGCAGCGTTTAACCAATCATGTGTTGCCGTCAACCACTCATAGAGTAGTTAATCCAGCAGGAGTTGCAGCGGGTGAGCCTCGTTACTCAATACCGTTCTTTATGCATCCTAATCCAGATTTTGTTATTGATACATTATCTAGCTGTGTCAGTGCCGAAAACCCTAATCGCTACCCAGATCCAATAAGCTCTAATGATTACTTAATGCAGCGGTTAGAAGAAATTGGTTTATTAAAGCAAGGTTAG